A single region of the Salicibibacter cibi genome encodes:
- a CDS encoding alkyl/aryl-sulfatase — translation MTNSTSEQSKAATSFTKDIHEEFLKYLNFEDKQDFEDAHRGLIAPYENRIKDLGVLESPAPDTVNPSLWRNSQLQATAGLYQVVEGVYQVRGLALATTIFVEGKTGVIVIDTLSGKPTAKAAMELYYRNRPKTPVTAIIISQSHADHFGGTKSILEYADDPNIPIIVPEHFTKELFSENVLLGLIMARRSGYQFGFDLPIGEKGYINAGIGSVFGNAESGFAMPTMEIKNECEEMNIDGVAFQFLLTPNTEAPAEMHCYIQGYKALFVSENANKTMHQLYTIRGTKTRDTLEWVKAIERTIDLFEESEIDALVMIHAWPIWGKEQAFEHLKLQRDLYKYIHDQTIRLANHGYTMDEIADLLKLPDSLGKYWGNREYYGTLKHNSKGVYNFYLGYYSGHPSDLDALPQVESGQKYVEYMGGAANILKRAKADYENGEYRWVAQVLKHVVMADPENTEAKELLADSFEQLGYQAESANWRNSYLTGAAELRNGYIKKERAAKKGMPEMIQCMPFDEFFKLLAVKLDAPKAEGKKITMNISLTDSGENYTITLENSVLNKADKLNADPDVSLKTDKSIFYAIALGDLTVDQAVSSNKLEITGKQNRLNEFLTLLDNFNNPIHIVTP, via the coding sequence ATGACGAATTCTACATCAGAACAATCTAAGGCTGCCACTTCTTTTACAAAAGACATACATGAAGAATTTTTGAAGTATCTAAACTTTGAAGACAAACAAGATTTTGAAGATGCACATCGAGGCTTAATTGCCCCTTATGAAAATAGAATAAAAGATCTAGGGGTTCTAGAAAGTCCCGCACCGGACACTGTTAATCCAAGTTTATGGAGAAATTCGCAATTGCAAGCCACAGCCGGTCTATATCAAGTTGTGGAAGGTGTTTATCAAGTTCGCGGGCTTGCACTTGCCACAACCATTTTCGTAGAAGGAAAAACAGGAGTTATCGTCATTGATACACTATCTGGAAAACCGACCGCGAAAGCAGCGATGGAATTATATTATAGGAATAGACCAAAAACACCGGTTACTGCAATCATCATCAGTCAAAGCCATGCCGATCATTTTGGCGGTACCAAATCAATCCTTGAGTATGCGGATGATCCCAATATTCCTATTATAGTTCCGGAGCATTTTACGAAAGAATTGTTTAGCGAAAATGTACTGTTAGGCCTCATAATGGCTCGTCGTTCCGGTTATCAATTTGGGTTTGATTTACCTATTGGAGAAAAAGGATATATAAACGCAGGGATTGGATCAGTCTTTGGTAATGCCGAATCCGGTTTTGCCATGCCGACCATGGAAATAAAAAATGAATGTGAGGAGATGAACATTGATGGCGTTGCTTTTCAATTTTTATTAACGCCAAATACCGAAGCCCCGGCAGAGATGCATTGTTATATTCAAGGCTATAAAGCACTTTTTGTATCGGAGAATGCTAATAAAACGATGCATCAACTCTATACCATTCGGGGAACAAAAACACGGGATACATTAGAATGGGTGAAGGCGATCGAAAGAACGATCGATTTATTCGAAGAAAGTGAGATTGATGCCTTAGTCATGATCCATGCCTGGCCGATCTGGGGAAAAGAACAGGCATTTGAACATTTGAAATTACAACGCGATTTATACAAATACATTCATGATCAAACGATTCGGTTGGCTAACCATGGATACACAATGGATGAAATCGCGGACCTGCTCAAGCTACCGGATTCGCTAGGTAAATATTGGGGGAACCGCGAATACTATGGAACGCTAAAGCACAATTCCAAAGGTGTTTATAATTTTTATTTAGGGTATTATAGTGGGCATCCTTCTGATTTGGACGCTTTGCCTCAGGTTGAGTCAGGGCAGAAATATGTCGAATATATGGGCGGTGCCGCAAATATCTTAAAACGTGCAAAAGCTGATTATGAAAACGGCGAATATCGTTGGGTTGCTCAAGTATTGAAACACGTCGTCATGGCCGATCCGGAGAATACGGAAGCAAAAGAATTGCTTGCGGACAGTTTCGAGCAATTAGGTTATCAAGCGGAATCAGCAAATTGGAGAAACAGTTATCTTACAGGAGCTGCCGAACTTAGAAATGGGTACATCAAGAAAGAACGGGCAGCAAAAAAAGGGATGCCTGAAATGATACAGTGTATGCCATTTGATGAATTCTTCAAATTGTTGGCTGTGAAGCTAGATGCTCCAAAAGCGGAGGGAAAGAAAATCACCATGAATATATCCCTGACAGACTCAGGAGAAAATTACACGATTACTTTGGAGAATTCTGTTTTGAATAAGGCGGATAAGTTGAATGCGGATCCGGATGTTTCACTTAAGACGGATAAATCGATATTTTATGCGATCGCTCTGGGAGATTTAACTGTGGATCAAGCGGTTTCATCTAATAAGCTTGAAATAACCGGCAAGCAAAATAGACTCAATGAATTTCTTACATTGTTAGATAACTTTAATAATCCTATTCATATTGTAACGCCTTAA
- a CDS encoding zinc-binding dehydrogenase: MFVRSSQRDNLQMPGFSYWGGYGEYTAIPNADLNMVKSPESVSFEAGASVGCRFMTSFHGVIEQAKVQPGEWVAVYSVGGVGLAATHIANAAGANVIVVDISQDKLDFAKTVGADVTINSTETNPWEAIQDITKGGAQVSIDALGIAETTLNSVLSLRKRGRHVQIGLTTSEEQGMVTLPIDIMTLKELQFIGSFGMQAPNYPTMLKMIGSGKLNPDKLVTNRISIEEASASSKEWGSITRWALQS, encoded by the coding sequence ATGTTTGTCAGGTCATCACAACGCGATAATCTGCAAATGCCCGGTTTTTCATACTGGGGAGGTTATGGAGAATACACAGCCATTCCGAATGCAGATTTGAACATGGTTAAATCACCTGAATCAGTAAGTTTTGAAGCAGGTGCCAGTGTTGGATGCCGTTTCATGACCTCTTTTCATGGGGTTATTGAACAGGCAAAAGTTCAACCTGGCGAATGGGTCGCTGTTTATAGTGTTGGTGGTGTTGGTTTGGCGGCAACACATATTGCAAATGCGGCAGGTGCCAACGTCATTGTCGTTGATATTAGTCAGGACAAGCTTGATTTTGCGAAGACCGTCGGTGCAGATGTAACGATCAACAGTACGGAAACAAACCCGTGGGAAGCCATTCAAGACATTACAAAAGGTGGTGCGCAAGTTTCGATTGATGCACTTGGCATTGCTGAGACGACGCTGAATTCAGTGTTATCGCTTCGGAAGCGTGGACGCCATGTTCAAATTGGTTTGACAACGAGTGAGGAACAAGGAATGGTTACTCTCCCTATCGATATCATGACGCTGAAAGAATTGCAGTTTATTGGATCGTTTGGCATGCAAGCCCCTAATTATCCAACGATGCTGAAAATGATTGGATCCGGAAAACTAAACCCTGATAAACTGGTAACAAACCGTATCTCCATTGAGGAGGCGAGTGCGTCCTCGAAGGAATGGGGCAGTATAACACGATGGGCGTTACAGTCGTGA
- a CDS encoding alcohol dehydrogenase catalytic domain-containing protein yields the protein MGHEFTGIVEEVGKNITNFKKGDRVIVPFTQGDGTCEQCLSGHHNAIICKCPVFHTGEVMENTQPFRMQI from the coding sequence ATGGGTCATGAATTTACTGGCATTGTTGAAGAGGTTGGAAAGAATATAACAAATTTCAAAAAAGGTGATCGTGTCATTGTTCCGTTCACCCAGGGAGACGGAACGTGTGAACAATGTTTGTCAGGTCATCACAACGCGATAATCTGCAAATGCCCGGTTTTTCATACTGGGGAGGTTATGGAGAATACACAGCCATTCCGAATGCAGATTTGA